The sequence TGCTGGAGGATACCTGAACTCTATGCATTCCCTAGTAAACAGTGTTCCATATGAACCCCAGTCACCGCCATCCTTCAGCAAGCCTCATCAGAACGCCTATGGCATCCCTACGTCATATCCGACTCCTCTCAATAACTGCCCGCCACCACAAAAGAGATATACCGGAACTGCAGCAGTAACTCCTGAATATGATTCTCATCCTCTTCAAGGGAATGGCTATGGCAATCCACATATACAGGGAAGCCCCGTCTATGTTGGGGGCAATTATGTGGACACCATGGCAAATTCTGGGCCTTCCATCTTTGGTCTGACTCACCTCCCTCATCCTTCCTCTGCCAACATGGACTACAGTGGGCCAATGGGCAACAATCATCACCATGGACCTTGTGACCCACACCCAACATATCAGACCTTACTTCTCACCATCCTTCTCAGGGAAGAATTCAGGAAGCGCCCAAACTGACCCATCTGTAATATACCATCAGTTACTTAGTGGATCATAAAACTCCtccagcctttttttaaaaaaaaagaaaaaagaaaaagggggaaagaaggaaaagaaaagaaaaaatactttaaattcCACCCCCCTGCcctttctgttttgcttctgttttcttttcttttggtaaaaaagaagaagcattttCTAGTTTATGTGACGTAGCAATATCTGTTGCTTGAATTGCTCCCTAGTTTCAATAGTGGATATTTATCTCCTTGAACTCTTTGCCTTGTGTTCTCCCTTTGAGAGTATGCATAGGCTTTCTACTCTTAACTTCAACACTTTTATCAAAACAGGGTATATGAACAAATTTTCTATACAGATGGTTCTTAAATGTGAATTTGTTCGTACAGAATCGATCCCAACCggggaagcatttttattttaattgcacttCTTTTAAATAGcgagaaagaaataaaaaggcgCTTGAACAGGGGCTCTCTGAGCGAACTTATTAATACGTGTACGTCTTTCAACGTGTGTATGCTGGTGaactttcagatttatttatattttttgcaaaCTTTGAATAATCTaagtgtttaattttttatttatcccCATCTGttcatatttatatataaatatattaaaaaaataaataaacttctgTACCCTGAATATTCAGGAGATATTTACCTGGCTGTATGTTAAATGACATATAGGAAATATcatttgaaaggggggggaacttaaacttttatttaaaaagaagaaggaaaaaaatgcaataaaatctGGAAAATAAACAGCAGGCCACCACAGAAACAGAAATGGGTGCCTGTTAACATCGAACTAAAGGGAAATGTGTAAACCTGAACGAGAACAACACAAAGCtagattttgttttgaaagttaTACATTCCTTGCTGCTcacattctggaaaaaaaataaagtttttattcTGAATAATACAGACTTAAGATATGATCATTtgattttagaaagaaagaaagaaaagcgaCAGAGAAGGAGAACAAGGACTGACGCCCTTGGAGCTTTTAAATGCATAAATCTCCAACATCCAACCTTCAGGTCTTCTCTGTTTCTCTGAGCTTTCAAAGCTTAGAAGGATTACACATTTTTGTCTCCACTCCCCactcctcaaaaaacaacaacagtggggaGAATTGGAGCATTGAAAATATCCAAGATGGAAAAAGATCCGCCCTTTCCGACCATAGCTTGAGGACTGCAGTTCTCCAGACGTTTTTTCATAAAGGCAGCCTATAGGTAGCTGTGGCAGCTTGCTCGTTTTTGTTGCATTCATTGTGGTCCAAGggaaggggtggaggtggggaagagaaaCTGTGTCCCTCATGTCTGGAGCGATATGCAGTAAATCAAGCTCAGGTGGCTGCGTCGCCTCTGCAGAAGGGAATCTTCTCCTGAGGCCGCAGGCTGAGCTGGGTGCCGCTTGCAGGCTGTTCTCCCTCTCGCCATGTTGGGTCCTCTCTCTGCTGGAGGAAGCCAGCCGTTCCTAATGGGGGAAAAGGCTCCTCTCGCCTCTGCACTGGGGACCTTTGAGCCGACCGGCAGCTCGCTACTCCCACACTTATGAGCTCCTCTCGGGAACAAAAACGGACAATTCAGCGACTGTTATGCTGAGTGATggggaaaatacttttttaaaaaaaggaaaaggaaggggtggggatttggagagaagaaagagaggcGAAATTAAACAAACTAAGGCTAAAAAACGAAGAGCATGTAGTCAGACTCATATTTGGTATGGCACGAATTCAAAAGCACATTTGTTTACAGGCAAAATACAATTCATCACTCTAATAATGATGGGACAGATTCAGCAATAATAAATCAGGCCTGTTTGCCAAGCGATCTGGCCCATCCCCGGGGTTGAAAGAGAGAGTTTGTTCCTTGTGGTCTTCTCCACGAGCTGAGCTGCTCATCTGCGGTCTTAGAAATTGAAGGGCTTTAATAATCTTCGCACGATTTGTAGCGTCCTTTCCCATCCTGtaccccccccatttttctagATTGGGTGGGCAAGGTGAGGCAATCGAATGTAAATCTtctatgggagggggggggaattaaataaataaaatcctttctTTCCGAAATACCTTTTGATATATCCATAGCAAATTGGTCTCGAAGACCCTTATGCATGGATCTGCGCTAATAAACGAATTACAATAAATCCAAACAGTAAACAGATAATTTAAAGATGTGGGGCTTATTTGTTGTAGCAATTGGGTTCAGGATTCTAAAAACACCGGTATACACAATAGTGCATTTAGAGGGGAAATATTCAACATTCAGCATCTGTTATTTCAATCTGAAGGAGATTGTCGCCATGTTGGTCACCTTGGTAGAAATATTATTCATCTCTTCTCTTTTTCACAGTCTCAAGAATCTTCCTGATTTCTTGTCCCAATAACATTGCTACCcccaatataaaaaaataagcacAAGGCGTAGCTAACTACAATGCAAAGAAACATAACTCTGTGTTATTCTTTTGCAATCCATACAAACCTTATTATAGCTTGAGTTAGGCAAGTCCCATATATACTTACAGCGACGCGCTCCAGACTGCAGAAAGGCTGTACCCAGCCTTTTAAAACGCATTAATTAGTTTTTAAAGAGTCTTATGATGGGGGTGAAAATCCCAAATTGCAGCTCCGGAATGCAGCATTTGGAGAAAGATGAAGCGAAAATGGATCATGGTGGATATTCTCCTGTTCAAATTAATTTGAGAGAGGTTACCTTATATCAGTGGCCAATAACTGACTGTTTGGGTATTGAAAACCAACCTTTTAAGACAATTTTCTGGGAAGGGGAAGTCACTTCCCCATTTTTATCTCGTTTCAAAAGCAtatattttcttgttttcctccatGCTGCATATATTTTCTCCGCGcgcgttattattattattattttacaggaaAAGGGTCACCTAAATTTTTTTCCCTGCACTCACTCGACTGTATCACATACTGTTAGGATTTCATTTAGAGAAATATaaattttggttttttgtttgttttggttttgcagGGGTTTTTGGGTGGAGGgcatgggtttttttgttgttgttgaccagCCTCTTTGTTCCAGGTGTTTTTTCTATTAGGCTGCCCACCCCAAAATGCTGGCCTTAACCCTCCCACGCCGATTTGACTCACAAAGCCTTCCTGGACCCAACTGCCCCAGCCTTCTCCCACGTTCGCCTTTCCTCCTAGCGGGTCCTCGAACAAACCCTCCCACCCATTTCACTTCTAGCACCTAtattctatggggggggggagtaaaggtttaaaaaacaacaacaaaaagaaaacccaggATCGGAGCTGTCTTTCAGGGTAATGCGAAGAAGAGGAAGTTCTCCACTCTTAGTAcaggaaaaaaatccatttggggAACAGAAGCAGCCTCGCcgtcctctttttccttgtttACTCGCGTTTCttgcgctctctctttctccccccttctttctcAGCCACATTTGATCTGGGAAAGAGCAAGAAGCTTCAAATGTGTTCTTAAAGGCCAGAAGCTGTCAAAGCGTTTGGCCCGGGAAGATTGATCGCGCGCAGGCTTCAGCGGATCTTTGTTTGGAGTAAAagcaagaaaattaaaaagagagagagaggaaagaaacccAGCCTACATCTTCCAACAGCATGTATATTTGTAAGGCACCCTTTTccatcctccctcccctcccctccctccttccttcctttcctgtcAAAGATGCATTAAATAGCAACCCcaatctacttttttttttaatgcgaaCAAATTATTGCAATATCtcggcccctcccccacccttccttAGCCCATGATCCAcattgtgggagtttatttgctTGAAATCAAAAAGGcgttttgcttatttatttatttatttatttgcttgttgtttttttttaaatcacctttaaaaacatttctttttctttttcttagcttCACTCCACCTGAAGAAGTAATGGTCAGTTTATTGTTTTAAGCGCTTCCAAGCTCTGCTCAGGATTCTGCTCTGAAATCTAACAAGGACTCGAGGTAGCGGATGGAGCACTTTCGGGCTTCACTGGAATATATAAATATAGAAAGAGAGCTCTTCCATCCCACCCCTCTCGCCTTGCAGAAAGCCCTCTTCCAAAAAAAGGAAGATGCGCGGCCTTTTTCCTGGtttgctttgaagaagaagaaaccttcGCCTCGTTCCCACCGTGTCCTTCtggatcttcttcttctcctccagcgCTGTCCACCCCTCCCCTCatttaccttaaaaataaaataaaataatgataattgaGGCGATTGAAGAGCTATCCTGTCCAAACCATCGGCATCGCGGAATGAATGAGCAAATCGAATAAACCGTGCGCTCCAAAACGAGATGGTAAGGGCAGGAACGGATAGTCAGTTTCACAGTCCTTAGAGCTCTTTGGTTTAATCTGCAGCATTATTgtggttttgtttcgtttttttaatTCCTGACATTGGCTTTTTGACATATTTCACTGGAatcgagagagagaaaatactcgCCAGACCCCATTTTATTGGGGCTACGGAAAGAAAATGCATCAGCAGATTCCAGTGTCGTTTGTGTGAATGCTCTGGATGTTGTTTTGTGATACCCTCCccgcttttctttcctcttttgatCGGAACCTATGTTTACAGTCCCAGGGTCTAATGAAAATCTGTATCTCCTCTGAACCGTCCACTTCTGTCAAGCCAACTGCAGGGAGAAAGTAGCGACCCACCAGCCTGCGTGCTCTTACTCTTCCCCTAGGAGCGAAGCTGCTGGAGAAATTCCTTCGACAcaatggatggaggcagggacCGGCGGCCAATTGTTCTCCATACTGTACCCTCAGCTGAAACGAGGAGAGAAATGCGGGGGGGAAAGATGCCAGGTCGTGATCGAGGGGGAGGAAACCCCAACCTTGCCGTCCTTTAATTTTTCTTAAGGAAGTGGTTAGTCCTCAGCACAGAGGTGGGACCGGGTTTTGTtggagatttggggtggggggggggtgggaggggaaaaaaaccaaacccaaatcAAACAGAAGCAAAGACTCCCTTCCTTGGCATCCCCTGGCCGGGTGGAACTTTTTGTGCTGCGGTGGAGATGTTGGGGGCCCGCGGTGTCACAACTTTGGAGATTAATGGATGACTTTGTTAATGACTCAGGGCGTCCGATGGAGGTGCGCCCGTGATTTGTGAGGTGCAAGGCGCTTGCTTGACAGTCCCAAACAATGAGAAGGGGGAGTGTGCGGAGGGGCGGCAAGCGGGGCAAGGAGCCTCCCCGGCCAAGCTAAGCATcagaggcagcagcaacagcaacagcagcaggcaaCCCACCCaggcaaccacacacacacacacacacacacacacacacactcctctctctctctctctccccctcagaTATCATTTCAGATTAGGAGgcaaaagggggagagagagcgcgCGGCGGAGataccctttcccccctttaaaaaagtaTAAATAATGCCTTGCTGGCCCCCAATGAGGCGTTCCTTCCCGACTTTTTTGGATCAATCAAACAGACAGTGGCTTCTTTTGATTAAAGCCCAAATTGTCATTGGGCAGAGGCAATCATGTGACAGCCAATTCGGTCCAATTTCAACCTTGTCTCCATGAATTCAATAGTTTAATAGTAGCACGGTCCCCATACGGCTGTAATCAGTGAAttagaaaaaaaacaccccaccagcGATCTTCtatgatattttttttccttttctctctctctctctctccctcttcctttctctccctctctctcggttttttcccccccccccccttttcctgggccttgctcccccctccccctcccagaagCGCTAAATAAGAGGgaactttttctccaagggggCTGCGAGTTGAAGGCCATGAATTTCGAATTTGAGCGAGAGATTGGTTTTATCAATAGTCAGCCATCGCTCGCTGAGTGCCTGACATCTTTTCCCCCTGTCGGTGATACATTTCAAAGTTCATCAATCAAGAACTCGACGCTTTCACACTCGACACTGATTCCTCCTCCTTTTGAGCAGACCATCCCCAGCCTGAACCCAGGCAGCCACCctcgccacagcagcagcagccgccccaAGCACAGCCCCAATGCCAGCAGCGGCAGCCCAGTGCCAGCCGGCGCCCTCCAGCCTCCGGAATACCCCTGGATGAAAGAGAAAAAAGCCTCCAAGAAAACTGTCCTGCCGCCTCCTTCGGCCTCCGCCACTGGACCAGCCTGCCTGAGCCACAAAGGTCAGTTCAAAGACTTTGCTGCACCTTCAGTCTTCCTGGGACTCAGAGATCTCTCTATCTCCATAtatctcctttttttcttctcccaCTCCCTCTCGCTTGGATGGGTGCCTCCCTAACTTACGGCACTCCAATCCGGGTTCGTTGGAGGAAAGAGGAGTTCTGGTGGGGGATCCACAGGCAGATTCCTCAGAAAACAACCCCGCCGACACCCccaaatccccccaccccaagcaaagtttcttctcccccccccttaacttgTTTAGCGCGGGATGATTTATTTGAGTTGGAGGTGACCCTCCTCTTGTCTCGCTGTCCTAGAGTTGGGATATTTGACAGTAATGAAGAGTGATAGATTGCTCTTGCTCAGCTAAGCAGCTGATGCATTAATTATAAATTGTTGTATGGCTAATATCAAAGTTTGCTCGGGTATGGGCAGGTTGGGGAGATGGAGGCAAATCAAGTTCCTGGAGCTAAgcgaggagggtgggggagaaagaaaagtgggtCCAAGACCGGGCTCACAGGAGTGCAAACACAATGGATTTACTGCATTCATGGGCGGCCATTTTGTTGCAGTTGAAATTTTAATGCtttaagagagaaagaaagagccccccccctccaactagctcatttccccccaacagGCTTGGATGTTCAAAATCTTAAAATTAGACattctctctctatctatctatctctctctctccccctctcccctctttcGTATGTCTCATTCTAATGGTGATTGTTGTTGTCTCCTTTTAAGCAGAATCTCTGGAGATCTCCGAAAATGGGACCGGGGGCTCCAGGAGGTTGAGGACTGCTTATACCAACACGCAGCTCTTGGAGCTGGAGAAGGAATTCCATTTCAACAAGTACCTCTGCAGACCGAGGAGGGTGGAGATCGCCGCTCTCCTGGACCTGACCGAGAGGCAAGTCAAGGTGTGGTTTCAGAACAGGAGGATGAAGCACAAGAGGCAGACCCAGTGCAAGGAGAACCAGAACAGCGAAGGGAAATTCAAAGGCTTGGAGGATCCCGAGAAAGCAGAAGACgacaggggagaggaggaagaggaggaggaggaggagaaatcccTCTTCGAGCAAGCCCTCAACAATGTCTCAGGAGCGCTTTCGGAAAGGGAAGGCTACACTTTTCAGCAGAATGCACTAGCGCAACAGCAGGCTGTCACTGTCCACAATGGAGAGTCCCAAAGTTTCCCAGTTTCGCCTTTAACGAGCAATGAGAAAAATCTGAAACATTTTCAGCATCAGTCACCCACTGTTCCCAACTGCCTGTCAACAATGGCCCAGAACTGTGCAGCTGGCCTGAACAATGACAGTCCTGAGGCCCTGGAGGTCCCATCTTTACAGGACTTCAGCGTTTTCTCCGCAGATTCCTGCCTACAGCTCTCCGACGCCGTCTCCCCCAGTTTGCCAGGGTCCCTCGACAGCCCTGTAGATATTTCAGCTGACAGCTTTGACTTTTTTACAGATACACTCACCACAATTGACTTGCAGCATCTGAATTACTGAGAAATGACAGACCAACTTTTTCGAAAAGGGTTATtttttccctctccttttcctttttttggggggagcgggagggggagggggatgacTTGATTtaatttctttcccttttcctggTCAGtattttcctgtttatttttatttttccttctcgGTGTGTTGGAGAGCTTATTTTGCCGTTTGCCTATGACACTTTCAGTTGTGCTCGGTTTTAAACCTAGTCCCATTCTAGGTCCTTCTATGAAAAGCAATATATAAGGCCTGTAAGAAAGTGATCATATCAAAATTGTATCTtcactttctttttatttttgtattacaTTAGGATGCGTTGTCATAAGTATTTTTGGTAGAATAAATTCTTGTTTGCTACAAGCACTTTTCTtatctttatctctctctttctctttctctctgcttcatACAAGGAAGTTAATCTCCGCCCCTCCCCTAGtcctgaaataaaatttaaaaaaaacaacacaatttggTCACAACCTTCGTCCT is a genomic window of Lacerta agilis isolate rLacAgi1 chromosome 12, rLacAgi1.pri, whole genome shotgun sequence containing:
- the HOXA2 gene encoding homeobox protein Hox-A2 isoform X1 produces the protein MSKSNKPCAPKRDEALNKRELFLQGGCELKAMNFEFEREIGFINSQPSLAECLTSFPPVGDTFQSSSIKNSTLSHSTLIPPPFEQTIPSLNPGSHPRHSSSSRPKHSPNASSGSPVPAGALQPPEYPWMKEKKASKKTVLPPPSASATGPACLSHKAESLEISENGTGGSRRLRTAYTNTQLLELEKEFHFNKYLCRPRRVEIAALLDLTERQVKVWFQNRRMKHKRQTQCKENQNSEGKFKGLEDPEKAEDDRGEEEEEEEEEKSLFEQALNNVSGALSEREGYTFQQNALAQQQAVTVHNGESQSFPVSPLTSNEKNLKHFQHQSPTVPNCLSTMAQNCAAGLNNDSPEALEVPSLQDFSVFSADSCLQLSDAVSPSLPGSLDSPVDISADSFDFFTDTLTTIDLQHLNY
- the HOXA2 gene encoding homeobox protein Hox-A2 isoform X2; the encoded protein is MNFEFEREIGFINSQPSLAECLTSFPPVGDTFQSSSIKNSTLSHSTLIPPPFEQTIPSLNPGSHPRHSSSSRPKHSPNASSGSPVPAGALQPPEYPWMKEKKASKKTVLPPPSASATGPACLSHKESLEISENGTGGSRRLRTAYTNTQLLELEKEFHFNKYLCRPRRVEIAALLDLTERQVKVWFQNRRMKHKRQTQCKENQNSEGKFKGLEDPEKAEDDRGEEEEEEEEEKSLFEQALNNVSGALSEREGYTFQQNALAQQQAVTVHNGESQSFPVSPLTSNEKNLKHFQHQSPTVPNCLSTMAQNCAAGLNNDSPEALEVPSLQDFSVFSADSCLQLSDAVSPSLPGSLDSPVDISADSFDFFTDTLTTIDLQHLNY
- the HOXA2 gene encoding homeobox protein Hox-A2 isoform X3 — protein: MNFEFEREIGFINSQPSLAECLTSFPPVGDTFQSSSIKNSTLSHSTLIPPPFEQTIPSLNPGSHPRHSSSSRPKHSPNASSGSPVPAGALQPPEYPWMKEKKASKKTVLPPPSASATGPACLSHKAESLEISENGTGGSRRLRTAYTNTQLLELEKEFHFNKYLCRPRRVEIAALLDLTERQVKVWFQNRRMKHKRQTQCKENQNSEGKFKGLEDPEKAEDDRGEEEEEEEEEKSLFEQALNNVSGALSEREGYTFQQNALAQQQAVTVHNGESQSFPVSPLTSNEKNLKHFQHQSPTVPNCLSTMAQNCAAGLNNDSPEALEVPSLQDFSVFSADSCLQLSDAVSPSLPGSLDSPVDISADSFDFFTDTLTTIDLQHLNY